One genomic region from Chrysemys picta bellii isolate R12L10 chromosome 18, ASM1138683v2, whole genome shotgun sequence encodes:
- the LOC135976465 gene encoding SRRM2 protein homolog rsr-2-like: MQADNRKRAPAWTVREVLDLIAVWGEDSVLAELRSKRRNAKIFEKISKGMMERGHNRDSDQCRVKVKELRRAYQKTKEANGRSGSEPRTCRYYAELHAILGGAATTNPPVFVDSGSGIVSTPEDSADGVEEEEEEEDELAESTQHSILPNSQDLFITLTEVPSQASQASTQDSDPMEGTSAAANSSSLPPPSRRLSQIRRRKKKTREEMFSEIMQSSRSDRAHLNEWKETVSKYRKEVSEREERRDQREDMRDQREERRDQREERRDARDERWRQEDQRMKEATLGLLQRLVEVQERLLENRLPLQPLFHPPPSPCSVSSSPRRVRTRGGRLRTPSHSTPVDSPSKRLSFF; the protein is encoded by the exons gaggtactggatctgatcgctgtatggggagaggattcagtgcttgcagaacttcgttctaaaagacgaaatgcaaaaatttttgaaaaaatctccaagggcatgatggagagaggccacaatagggactcagatcagtgccgcgtgaaagtcaaggaactcagaagagcctatcagaaaacaaaggaggcaaacggtcgctccgggtcagagccgcggacatgccgctactacgccgagctgcatgcaattctagggggggctgccaccactaacccacctgtgttcgtggattctgggtcggggatagtctcgacgcctgaggattctgccgatggggtagaggaggaggaggaggaggaggatgagcttgcagagagcacacagcactccattctccccaacagccaggatctttttatcaccctgactgaagtaccctcccaagcctcccaagccagtacccaagactctgaccccatggaaggcacctcag cagctgcaaattcctcaagcctccctcctccatcccgaaggttatcacagataaggcgtcgtaagaagaagacgcgagaagagatgttttctgaaattatgcaatccagcaggagtgacagagctcatctgaatgagtggaaggaaacagtttcaaagtataggaaagaagtcagtgaacgtgaggagaggagggaccaacgtgaggacatgagggaccaacgtgaggagaggagagaccaacgtgaggagaggagagacgctcgagatgagaggtggcgtcaggaagaccagaggatgaaggaagcaacgctggggctgctccagcgtctggtggaggttcaggaacggctgctggaaaacagactgccgcttcagcccctgttccaccctcccccctccccatgttccgtatcctcctcacccagacgtgtaagaacgcggggggggaggctccgtacaccttcccattccaccccagtagacagcccaag